The genomic region CCGTGAATCCAATGCTGTAGGGGCGTGGTTTTCGCGCCCAACGTAGAAGCTTTGGTCAGCCAGTTAGCTTTTGTCTTCCTTCTGAGCAGTAAACCAGGCTCCTATCCTACTAGGGTATTCGCAGGAATGAAATAACTCTGAGTATCTTTAAGCTTAGTCATGCCCAGAGATAATTACTCTCTACAGCATAAAAAAATAAAATTAATCCAAAGAATATTTTTATGGATAAATAGTGGCATTTATCAAAGATGTATCTCTATTTACAGTCCTGCATCAAATGAGATGGATTAAATAGGGCTAACAAGCATTGAGGGAGATTAGTTAATGGATTATTTTTCAGGTTGGTCTAAGCACAGAATCACAGCTGGTTTTCTAACTATTTCAATGCTCTTTGTTGGAGCTTGCTCAGGCGAGACAACAACATCTGAAGGTGAAAATTCTTCATCCTCAGGCAGGTGTGAAAGTACCATTCGTGTTGCCGTTGGAACTCAGGATCAGGTGATTAATACCGCCGTTGGTGGAGCTGCTGTGCGAGAGTTAGGGTTGTTGGAAAAGCACCTACCAAGAGATGGTGATTACGAAGGGGTATGCTACGACATTCAGTGGTCTAGCTACACCTCTGGGCCACCCATTACAAACGCGATGATGGCCAATCAGCTCGATATTGGTCTCATGGGTGATTTTCCCGCCGTCATTAACATGATTACGTTTGCGCAGGAAAACCAGAGCACCAATTCAACGTTTATTGGCACCCTAGCCCACAGCCCTAATGGAGCGGGTAATGCCGTCATGGTGCCTGCAAACAGTGATGTCACGTCCCTCGCTGATTTAAGAGGAGGTGCAATATCTGTCCCCTTTGGTTCCGCAGCCCACGGGATGGTGCTCAAGGCCCTTGAAGAGGTTGGACTTGACCCTGAAACGGATGTTAATCTAGTCAGCCAAGCTCCTGAAGTAGGTGGTTCAAGCCTACGCACCGGACAGATTGATGCCCATGCCAACTTTGTGCCCTTTGGTGAACTGTTTCCCTTCCGGGGCTTTGCCAGAAAAATTTTTGATGGTGCTCAAACAGGCATTCCTACCCTCCATGGCATCACGGTACGGTCTGATTTTGCGGAACAGCATCCCGACATTGTAGTGGCCTATCTGAAGGCTGTGCTGGAAGCTAACCAGATGTTCCGGGAAGATCCTGAGGGCATTTCCGCTCAAATTCAAGAGTGGTCAGGGATCGAAAAGGAAGTGGTCTATATGTTCCTCGGCCCTTCCGGACTACAGACCCTCAATCCCACCATTGGAGATACTCAACTCAGCGCCCTTGAGAATAGTGTGGCTACGCTTACCAGCCTCGGCAGAATTGAAAACCCCATTGACCCTAGCGAAGTTGTGAACTGGACGGATGAAAGCTTTTTGCGGCGGGCGATGGAAGAGCTAGGTCTTGAGTATGATGACGTAGTAGCCACCGCTGAATCCTACGAAATTTCTGGAGAAGATGCCCTAACTGGAGAACTCATTGAGGACCCGAGACGAGCCGCCCAATTCTGGGTGCAAGGGGAGGAAACGGTCACTAACTTTGCCTCCATTGCCAATATGGTGAAGGCCCTCACAGAACTTCAGGCCGAGGGTCAAGCGGCCAATGCCATGTTTGTCCATGACCACAACAGTGGCTTGAAACTGTTTGCTGAAAACTCTTACTTTGTTCGCAACGGTGATGAGGTAGCGGCCTTTTTGCTAGAGTCCGATGCCCAAGCCTACGTGGCCCAAACAGGGGGAACCCTGACGGCATTCCGGGATTTGCAAAGCATCTACGCCAAGCAACCCGTTCTCCTAGGGGTTCGCTAAGGCCAGTTAGTTTCAGATATTGGGTTAGCCCTAGGACGCTACACAGGGGAGCAATACCAGTGAACTCCGCACAAAAGGGGAATTCAGTGTGGCACAGAATACACGGAATACGGATCTAACATCCCCGTAATGTAGCTCTAGGGCCTTACCCCTGTAGTTTTGAGAGGAAAACAATGACAGTTACGGTATCGAAGCCTAGCCCGATGGGCTGGGTCAGCCAGCTTGCGACGACAGCGAGAACAGCCATATTACAAAGCCGCCCTCTGCGTCAACTACTCTCGCTGGTTCTATTCTTTGGCATTTGGCAAATCCTCAGTACGATCAATTTTAATTTCATCATCAACTTTCAATTTCTTCCCTCACCCTTAGAGGTATTTAGGGCGACGATCAAGTTTATGACGGGTAATCCCTGGATACATTTTTGGTCGAGCATTCAACGGGTGCTTTGGGGCTATGCCATTGCGTCTATTGCTGGGGTGCTGTTAGGTGTGCTGGTGGGCTGGTTCGAGGTGGTGGAAGATCTGGCGATGCCACCTTTAGAAATTCTCCGTCCCATTCCCGCCGTGGCCTGGATTCCCTTAGCAATTTTGATGTTTCCTAGCGCTGAAAATGGCATGGTTTACATCACCTTTATCGGCGCATTTTTTCCTATTCTGATTAGCACTATCAAAGGCGTTGAAAGTACGCTAGGTGACACAGTTCTGATTCGCGTAGGCCAATGTTTAGGAGCCAATCCCTGGCACATTTTCAAAGATATTGTGATTCCAGGTTCGATGCCCAGTATCGCTAGCGGCCTCACAATTGGCATGGGTAATGCCTGGTTTTGCTTGGTTACGGCGGAAATTTTGGCTGGACGCTATGGGATTGGCTACATCACCTGGGAATCCTACGTGACATCCAATTATCCGCCGATTGTGATGGGAATGCTGCTGATCGGCTTCATGGGAGCCTTTAGCTCCTGGGCGGTGGATCAGGCGACCCGTGCCCTGATGCCCTGGCGGGTGATTAAGAAGCAGGGCTAATCCCCAATCATTACAGTAAACCCACGGACGGACAGACAAGGAGAGAGCATGGTTACGATGCAACAAATTGAGCAGGAACAGCGAGCAACCCTGAAGGGATCCGTACAGGTAGAAGGGCTGTCGGTGGTTTATCGCCGCAAGCAGTATGAAAACTGTGTGCTAGATTCGATTCAGCTTTCTATTCAGCCAGGGGAATTTGTCTGTTTGCTAGGGCCATCGGGCTGCGGTAAATCGACGCTGTTGAATGTGATTGCGGGGTTTATTAAGCCCTCCAGCGGCTATGCTTTGGTTGATCACATGCCGATCACACGGCCTGGGGCAGATCGAGGGTTTGTGTTTCAGCAATATTCTCTGCTGCCCTGGAAAACCACCTTTCAAAATGTGGAGATGGGTTTGAGAATACAAGGAGTATCCAAGGCCGAACGCACAGAACGGGTGAATGACTACCTGAATCGGGTGGGCCTGTATAAACACCGCAATAGCTACCCCCACCAGCTCTCTGGTGGAATGCAGCAGCGGGCCAGCATTATTCGGGCCTTGGTGAATTCGCCTTCGGTGTTGTTGATGGATGAACCCTTTGCCGCCCTGGATGCCCAAACCCGCCATATGATGCAGGAGCTTTTGCTGAGCATTTGGGATGATCTGAAGACCACGGTAATTTTTGTCACCCACGACATTGAAGAAGCGATTTTCTTGGGTGATCGTATCTGTACTATGGGCGTTCATCCGGGACGAATTAAGTCAGAAATTCCTGTGCATTTGCCCCGGCCCCGTCATTTTGATGACACTCTTTCCCAGGACTTTATTGATCTGCACCGCCGAGTATTTGAATGCATTCGCGAAGAAACCATGAAAAGCATGGAAGCATAAGAAGGGGAGAATCCCTATCTGGTTGACTGACAAAAGACTCTGCACCGGGCGCGAAAACCGCGCCCCTATAGTATTGGGTTTATGGGGGGAGGTCTCCTGAATCCTTTAACGGATCTGGGTTGTGGCAAGCTTGGTCAGTCAACCAGGATGCCTACAGTGCAGCGATGGCGGCGGTGAGAAATTCCGGTTGCATCCAGCCCTCTAGGTTGATATGGCCTAGGGTTTCTTGGCCCGCAATTTGGCTAAGGGCATGGATGTGGGCCTGGAGCCAGTCGGCCCGCAGTTGGGTTTCGGAATGATATACCACATCCACAGGGTCGCTAGTGCCGGATAGCAGGGTTTTGCTGACGATGGCGGCATCTATATTGACCCAACGACTGACCAAGGTAGGGGCGATGGGCTGGGTAGCGTACCAATATTGAGCAGCCAGCAGCGCCCGCAGGTAGGCCACGGCAATTTCGGGATGCTGATCGGCCAATTCGTCGCGGATGACGACCCCGTGGAAGGTGGGTAGACCATCCATCTGGTGGGACAACAGCCGCCGAAACTGGCCCCTGTGCTTAGCGATTTCGTGGAATGGGGCGAAGTAGGCGTAGCCGTCGATGGTGTTATGAGCGGCACTAGAGGGGCGACGGGTGCAGTGGTTACAGGCATCGATGGTGGTGAGGGTGACGGCATCCAGCAGGTCGCAGTGGTGCAGGGAGCGCATCACCATACTGTGGGCCGCTGAGCCAAAGGGCACCGCAATCACCCGTCCCGCCAGGTCTTCGATGGCGTGGAGCGGCGACTGCTGGGGCACAATGATGTCGTTTCCGGTGCCGTCGGGGTTGCTGGCCACAAAGCTAATCAGGCGGGTGCAGGCGGTATCTGCCGCACCGGGAAGGGCGCTGAGCAGTAGGGGATAGTCCCCCAGCACGCCGATGTCGATCTGTTGGGTTTGCAACCCCTCCACAATGGGCGCACCGGAGCTATAGTCGGCCCAGCGGATTTGGTAACGGGTGCCGCTGTAGCGTCCGTGGCGGGGCAAAAAGTGTTCTAGCAGACCTAACCGTTGAATAATGAGCCCAGCGGTAATGGTTTGAATCGTTCGATTTTGGGTGCCAATGGTGAGGCGAATCGTATCTGTATTGCCGGGAGAAACGGCCCGCACAAAAAAGTTTGGTGCTTGGAACTGAGGTACCCTGGCAGTTGTAGCGATAGGCTGAACAGGGGTTAGGGATACCGAGGAAATATCGGGAACTGGGGGGCATGTTTGGCGTGTTTTTAGTAAAGCAACAAACTGCTGTACGGCTTCTATACTCGACCGAGGAGAACTCCCAGCAAGAGAAGCTTCTAGGGCACGATTCAGCCGCTTGGCCATTAGCAAAAACAGCGGACTACCCAGGGCAAATTCCTCTAGGGGGACATGACGAATTAGCCCCGCCTGACTTTCCAAATGCAGTTCAAAATCAGAAACAAAGCCAAGATAATGCCCTTGCATTAAATAAGTTCGTACCTGACTGAGGGAATCCACCACTTCCACATGGGCAAAGTCCGACAGTTCTAGCCCCAGTTCCTGCATTCGTTTTTGCAGCATAATGCGGCTGGGTGAACCTTCAGGCAGTAATACCCAGGACTCATCTTTTAATTCCTGCAAACTCAGCCAAGGTTGCTGGGCTAGGCGATGGCTAGCGGACACAGCGAGGGAATAGTGAACTGAATCAATGGCGGTTTCGGCGAGGTCGTCAAAGGTGCCATAGCTGAGGTCTGAAATCCCTAGATCTACATCTCCGGCTTTGATGGCTCGGTACAGTTCCTCTGCCGAATTGAACTGCACACAGCGGGTTTGAACGGCTGGATAACGCCGTCGATAGTCGTATAGTACCGACGGCAACCAGTGATCCATCACATCGGCCATGCCACCAAGGGTGAGGGCGCTGTGTTTGCCCTGCTTAATTTCCTCAATTTCAGCCTTGAGCCGCTGCTCTACCTCCAGTAGTTGTGGCCCCTCCGCGAGTAAATATTCCCCCACCTGAGTCAGTTCAATCCGGCGACCAAGGCGATGGAAAAGTGGCGTTTCTAGTTCTGTTTCTAGGGATTTGATTTTGGCACTCACCGCTGGCTGAGTCAAATTTAGGGTGTCGGCAGCTTCGGTAAAGCTCAGGCACTGAGCCACCTCTAGAAACACTTTAAGCTGATAAATTTCCACGGCGGTATGCGTCTTAGGCGCGTAGGGAACTCAACAGAGAAAAACCTTAATGAAGAGCAGTCAGTCTTTATTTTCAGCCATTTCATTGATTAGCATCATTTTAAAAAAATAAAGTGATCTTGTTGTTCTATTCATCATTTCTACAACCTGCTACTTTTTGCAAAAATGACCTATTGCGTTAACGCTCGCATTTATTATGAGATGACTCAAGGAACGTATTGACGGATTATGAGTGCGGATCAATATCCCCAACTTTATGGCTCAGAAAAATTTGTTACCTCCATTCTAAAGGAATCCAGTCTGATTTGCCGATCCTTAAAAGCTTATTAATTCAGGAAAAGATGAGATTATAGATGTCTAATAGATTTTTTTTATGAGTTTATAGAAGGCTGTGATGATCAAACCGTAGTCATCGTTACAAACCGTATTGATAGTGATTTAAGGCTCCCTTAGACTACAGACATGAGGCGCAGAAACCAGGGCAATTCGCTATAGCCCCAGCCTTGATGAATCAAGCAAAGATTTCAATTTCACTGCCGTTTAAGCTGAGGACGTGATTAAGTGAGCATTCAGTATCTGAAAACGGATTTTTTGGTGGTGGGTGGTGGCACTGCTGGCACCATGGCCGCCATTAAAGCGAAACAGGCCAGCCCAGAAAGTGATGTGCTGATTTTAGAAAAGGCCAATATCCGCCGCAGTGGTGCCATTGCCATGGGGATGGATGGGGTAAATACCGCTGTGATTCCCGGTAATTCCACCCCAGAGCAATACGTTCGTGAAATCACCATTGCCAACGATGGCATTGTCAACCAAAAAGCCGTTTATGAAACTGGACGGCTGGGCTTTGAGGTGATTCAAGAACTGGAAAGCTGGGGGGTCAAATTTCAAAAAGACCACGAAGGTAACTACGACCTCAAGCAGGTGCACCGGGTAGGCAAATATGTGCTGCCCATGCCCGAAGGTAAGGATCTTAAGAAAATTCTCGCTCGCCAGGTGAAGCGCCACAAGGTCAACGTCACCAACCGGGTGATGGCCACCCGCGTGATGGTGCAAAATGGCCGCGTCACCGGAGCCGTGGGGCTGGATGTGCGCAACGGCAACATGGTGGTGATTCAGGCTAAGGCGGTGGTGCTCTGCACTGGGGCCTGTGGTCGCCTGGGGCTGCCCGCTTCTGGCTACCTCTACGGCACCTACGAGAACCCCACCAATGCCGGGGATGGCTACTCCATGGCCTACCACGCCGGGGCAGAACTGACCAACATTGAATGCTTCCAAATCAACCCGCTGATTAAGGACTACAACGGCCCCGCCTGCGCCTACGTAGCCAGCCCCTTCGGAGCCTACACCGCCAACGCCGAGGGCCACCGCTTCATTAACTGCGACTACTGGAGCGGCCAGATGATGCTGGAGGTCTACAAAGAGCTGCACTCTGGCAAAGGCCCCGTCCATCTGAAGATGTACCACCTGGACGACGACACGATTTCTGAAATCGAGCGGGTGCTGTGGGACAACGAGCGACCTAGCCGAGGACGCTTCCACGAGGGCCGAAACGAAAATTACCGCACCCACGGCGTGGAAATGAACATCTCCGAAATTGGTCTGTGCAGCGGCCACAGCGCCTCTGGGGTGTGGGTGAACGAGCGCGCCGAAACCACGGTGCCCGGTCTCTATGCCGCTGGCGACATGGCCAGTGTGCCCCACAACTACATGATTGGGGCCTTTGTCTATGGCCGCATTGCCGGGGAAAACGCCATGGACTACGTGCGCGATCTGGAACACGTAGAACCCGATGCCGACTTCCTCGCCGCCGAACAGGAGCGCATCTATCGCCCCCTGCACCAGCCCAACGGCGTGCCCCACACCCAGGTGGAATACAAGCTGCGCCGCCTGGTGAACGACTACCTGCAACCGCCCAAGTCGCCCCACAACATGGACATTGGCCTCGAAAAGTTTGTGGCCTACGAAGACACCCTCAACCTGATGGGGGCCAGCGACCCCCACGAATTGATGCGCTGCATGGAAGTCCACTTCATCCGCGACTGCGCCGAAATGGCCGCCCGTGCCTCCCTCTTCCGCAAGGAAACCCGCTGGGGCCTGTACCACTATCGGCTGGACTATCCCGAAAAGAACGATGCTGAATGGTTCTGCCACGTCAACCTGAAGAAGGGCACCCACGGCGATATGGAACTGTTTAAGCGGGCCGTTGAACCCTACATCGTGGACGTAAACCTGAAGGAAGAAGTCTACGACGTAGCGGTGCGGTAGACCCTCACCCCCAGCCCCTCTCCCAGGGAGGAGAGGGGAGCCGGAGAAACCTTATTCACCCTTATTAAATCTCAGGATTTTGGCTATGGCTTTGACGACTCAGCGTGTGGATGTCCCGGTGATTGTGGACGAATCGAAGTGCCTTGAAAAATGTGTGGCTTGCATTGAAGTTTGTCCTTTAGATGTGTTGGTGAAGAATCCCGAAACAGGCAAAGCCTACATGAAATACGACGAGTGCTGGTTCTGCCTACCCTGCGAAAAGGAATGCCCCACAGGTGCCATTACGGTGCAGATTCCCTTCTTGCTCAGATAGTGATTGTGATTGTGAGCTTTGAATTTTGAATTTTGAATTGTAAATTTTGAATTCAACCCGTCCCTAACTACCCCAAGCCAACCACTCTCACCCTTCCCCTTTGCTGATATTTAGGACACCTGCCTTATGTATTCCACGGATATGGATCCCGAAGTTGCCCAATGGGTTGAAATGCTGCGATCTCCCGAACTCGATGAGCGTTTGGTAGCCGTCAAAACCCTGCAACATTTGGGTGATGAAGATGCCATTGAGCCACTCATTGGGGCGCTGTATGACGAAAGCCCCATGGTGCAGGAAATTGCCATTACCAGCCTGTGGGAATTTGCCAATCCGGTGGCGATTAATCCGCTGATGGATTGCCTGGGTTCCGCCCACGAAAAGGTGCGCCATGAAGCCCTGTCGGCCCTGAAGGAACTGGTTTCCACCAACGACCTGATGAAGCTGCTGGATCTGCTGCAAACGGGCAACGTTCACGCTCAGCTCAACGTGCTGGTGCTGCTGCGGAAAATCCACGATGCCCAGGCGTTGCCCTACATCCTGCCCTTCTTCCAGTCGGAGAACCCCGACCTGCGGGAAGCCGCTGTGACTACCCTGCGTTACCTGAACCAAGTGGTGCGCTGCGAACCTGCTCTGGCCTTGGCGAAGGATCCCGTTGAAGCGGTGCGACGGGCGGCCACCCTCACCCTAGGCCACCTCAGTGATGAGGGTGTGGTGCCTCTACTCTGTGAATTGCTGACCAGCGATGCTGATTGGCAGGTACGGCGCAATGCGGCCCAGTCCTTGGATTTGCTGGCGGCGGCAGACTCTATCCCCGCCCTGGTGCAAGCCATGGACGACCCGGAATGGCAGGTGCGTAAGTTTACCGCCCGTGCCCTGCAAAAGGTGGCCGATGAGCGGGCCATGCCTGCTTTGATCAAGGCCCTCACCGACGACTATTCCGACGTGCGCCGTGATGCCGCCACCGCCCTAGGCAAGCTTTCCAACCCCGACGCCCTGCCCGCCCTCAGCCAAACCCTCCACGACCCCGACATGGACGTGCGGATTTTCTCCCAGCGGGCCATCGATGCGATCCAGAAGTCTATGCCGGAGACCTCGAATGTCTAACCATACCTCCCCCTTCCATCGGGCTGATGCGGCCACCGCCGAAGCGCCCCCCAGCCCTGAGGAACTAGGCCGTAAATCAGAGGTCGTAGCTCTACTGAAAACTCTGAAAGAACCCGCCCTAGGCAGCGACTTGGTCAGCCTGGGCATGGTGCGAAACCTGCGGGTGGTGGGCGATTATGTCTACCTGCGGCTGTACGTGGGGCGGCACCAGTTGGATCTGCAAGACCAGGTGCAAGCCACCCTGGCGCAACTACCCTGGTGCAAAAAAGCCTATGCGGAACTCTGCACCATTCCCGGCGTGCGGATTACCCTGGCGGTTTCCAGCGGCAAGGGGGGCGTGGGCAAATCCACCACAGCGGTGAACCTAGCCGCCGCCCTGGCCAAAACCGGGGCCAAGGTGGGCCTACTGGATGCCGACATCTACGGCCCCAACGTGCCCCAAATGCTGGGTCTGGGTCAGTCCCAGGTGCAGGTGATCGACACGCCCACGGGTCAGCGGTTCCGGCCCCTAGAGGCCCACGGTATCAAGCTCATGTCCGTGGGGCTGCTGGCCGAGCGGGATCATCCCCTGGCATGGCGCGGCCCGGTGATGCACAAAATCATCACCCAGTTTCTCCATGAGGTGGAGTGGGGCGACCTGGACTATCTGCTGATTGACCTGCCTCCCGGCACGGGCGATGCCCAGATCACCATCGTCCAGGAAAGTCCCATTTGCGGCGTGGTGATGGTGACCACTCCCCAGCAGGTGGCCATTTCCGACGTGCGGCGTAGTGTTCATATGTTCCGTCAGGTGGGGGTGCCTGTGTTGGGCCTGGTGGAAAACATGAGCTACCTACTCTGCGGCCACTGCGGCGAACCCACCCCCATCTTTGGCAGTGGCGGCGGTGCCCAAATGGCGGCGGAACTCTCGGTTCCCCTCTGGGGCCAGGTGCCCATTGACCCCCGTGTTTGCGCCCAGGGCGATGCCGGGGTACCCCTGCCGCTGTGCGAACCCGATGCCCCGCTGAGCCAAATCTTTGGCAACATTGCCCAGGGGCTGAACGCCACCTTTGGAGCTACGGTTGAGCCAGCCCCGGCCTTAGCTATGGCCAACTTGTAGGTTCAGTAGATAGCAAAGGCCCCTCACCCCCAACCCCTCTCCCAGGAAGGAGAGGGGAGCCGGAACGCCTTTCAAAGTCCCTCTCTCATTTTGGGAGAGGGATTTAGGGAGAGGGCCAGCACGCCTCAATTTTGAAGTATTTGGATCCCTACTCCACCTCACTCCTGTTACCAAGCTAATACCGTGGGGATCCTTTTCTAATAGTCTGTCTGAAGCATATTCCGTCTGAAACAACGTTCCGTCTGGCAGAGAAGAAGCATGGGCATTGGGGTCTGGCTGGTAAGTTTTGGAATCGTGGCCATTGCTGGATTTACCCGTGGGTTCTCCGGGTTTGGTTCCGCCATGATTGCTGCCCCTGCCCTCAGCCTATTTTTCTCGCCCCAGCAGGCGGTGGTGACGGTAATTTTGCTGGAAACCATTGCTGGGGTGGGTCTGGTGCCCGCTGCACTACCCAAAACCCTCTGGCGTGAGGTCTTTCCCCTAACCCTGAGTGCCATGGTGATGGTGCCCGTCGGAGCCTATTTCCTCGCCTGGTTAGAGCCGACGGTGATGCGGAAGGTGATGGGCGGCATCATCCTGGCCTTTGTTGGGCTGTTGTGGACGGGCAAGAGCCACTACAACCAGGCCCACGTGTCGTTGACCTCGGTGGTAGGAGCCGTCAGCGGATTTCTGACTGGGCTAGCGGGGATTGGTGGCCCGCCCATCGTGTTGTATTCCCTGTCAGGCAACAATGCCGCCGCCGCGAATCGGGCCAACTTCATCATCTTTTTTGCCTTTACCCAGGCCATTGCCCTCATTTCCTTTTGGTTAAGTGGCCTGCTATCCAACACCGTTTGGCGGCTGTTTTTGGCCGTAGCGCCCGCCTTTGGCCTAGGGCTAATTCTGGGACAAATGTGCTTTAAGCGCGTGGATGAACGGCTGTTTCGCCAAGTGGTGCTGGCTCTGCTGCTGGTGTTTTCTCTGCTGGCCATCGTGGTGTAGACCCAAGCGTTTTTTAGATCATCGAACCTACCTCTCTTCCTTTTCTTGGCCACATCGCTATCCCGATGGCCCAGCAATGAAGCCACCGGGGTTCTCCTGACTTGGCACTCATCCCAGAACGGATGGTGTTGGGTTCTGCTTCGCGCTACTCGATCCATCGCCCTCTATCCCCCCTAACAACGCCTTTTCGCCAACGTTGAAGGATTGCCCTATGAAAGTTTCTGCAAAAACGGATATTTCGTCTCCACCATCGCCCTCGCTCCCTTGGATGGCTCAAATCAAAGCTTGGCTTCCTGGTCTAGGATTAACTGGACTGCTGGCAGCCATGGCGTTAGGAATTGGCCAGATCAGTCATAACGCTGGCATCAAGCTGCTGAATCCGTTGCTGGTGGCAGTGCTGCTGGGAATTGTTGTGCGTCAAACGGTTTCTCTGTCTGCGGTCTATCGTCCCGGCATTCAGTTCGCCATGAAGCGAATTCTGCGGCTGGCGGTGATTTTGTTGGGCTTGCGGCTCAGTATGGCGGAGATCCTGGCCGTTGGCCCGGTGGGATTAATCATCATTACGTCCAGCACCATCAGTACCTTTTTGCTGACAATTTGGTTAGGCAAGCGATTGTCGGT from Leptolyngbya sp. BL0902 harbors:
- a CDS encoding sulfite exporter TauE/SafE family protein, translated to MIAAPALSLFFSPQQAVVTVILLETIAGVGLVPAALPKTLWREVFPLTLSAMVMVPVGAYFLAWLEPTVMRKVMGGIILAFVGLLWTGKSHYNQAHVSLTSVVGAVSGFLTGLAGIGGPPIVLYSLSGNNAAAANRANFIIFFAFTQAIALISFWLSGLLSNTVWRLFLAVAPAFGLGLILGQMCFKRVDERLFRQVVLALLLVFSLLAIVV